In Camelina sativa cultivar DH55 chromosome 16, Cs, whole genome shotgun sequence, a single window of DNA contains:
- the LOC104750362 gene encoding putative F-box protein At1g65770 yields the protein MADCDWSTLPEELLRLIAVRLFSLVELNRFRSICSSWRSSASGADNKHHFRSRPTLRHLSFVTTKQKNRVSNTYHLMFLSRAAFFRVTLSSSKQGWLIKSDEDINSKKLHLLDPFSRVALPHSRESLDLLEFTVSETGEAYAALTKRRGETDRDFKKVVLVKANGWNQQLLGISRERYIKSWDGEFWSRLEEMSNRRFSDIIVHKGLTYALDLQGTVWWIDSRLRIYAYGPLFEETITNGCCIEKSFVECCGELYIVERLFEESSRKRKADSLDSSGKGLKTVGFKVYKMDEELAKWVEVKSLGDNAFVMATDTNFSVLANEFCGCLHNSVYFVDNEESEMKAFKLDNGNGCIETMSEFSESCFQMFVPSFL from the coding sequence ATGGCTGATTGCGATTGGTCTACCTTACCGGAGGAGCTCCTCCGTTTGATCGCCGTCCGATTATTCTCCCTCGTCGAACTCAATCGTTTCCGAAGCATCTGCTCATCTTGGCGCTCCTCCGCTTCCGGCGCCGACAATAAACATCATTTCCGGAGCCGCCCTACTCTCCGCCACCTCTCTTTCGTGACAACGAAACAGAAAAATCGAGTCTCCAACACCTACCACCTCATGTTCCTCTCACGCGCCGCCTTCTTCCGCGTCACTCTCTCCTCCTCGAAGCAAGGCTGGCTTATAAAATCCGACGAGGACATCAACTCCAAGAAGCTCCATCTCCTTGACCCTTTCTCCCGGGTCGCGCTGCCGCATTCTCGCGAAAGCCTCGATCTTTTAGAGTTCACCGTCTCGGAGACTGGAGAAGCCTACGCGGCGCTTACCAAACGCAGGGGAGAAACAGATCGTGATTTCAAAAAAGTGGTTCTTGTCAAAGCCAATGGATGGAATCAACAGCTTCTTGGGATCAGCCGAGAGAGGTATATCAAATCTTGGGATGGGGAGTTTTGGAGCAGACTCGAAGAAATGTCTAATCGTAGATTCTCTGATATTATAGTTCACAAAGGGTTAACTTATGCGTTGGATTTACAAGGAACTGTTTGGTGGATTGATTCCAGACTTAGAATCTATGCGTACGGTCCTTTGTTTGAAGAAACGATTACGAATGGTTGTTGCATAGAGAAGAGCTTTGTGGAATGTTGTGGAGAGCTTTACATTGTGGAGAGGCTCTTTGAAGAGAGTTCACGGAAGAGAAAAGCTGATTCCTTGGATTCGAGTGGTAAGGGACTCAAGACGGTTGGTTTCAAGGTTTACAAGATGGATGAGGAATTAGCAAAATGGGTTGAGGTTAAGTCCTTGGGAGACAACGCGTTTGTGATGGCTACGGATactaatttctctgttttggcTAATGAGTTTTGCGGATGCCTGCATAATTCTGTCTACTTCGTAGACAATGAGGAAAGTGAGATGAAGGCGTTTAAGCTAGACAATGGTAATGGTTGTATCGAGACAATGTCTGAATTTTCTGAGAGTTGTTTCCAAATGTTTGTTCCTAGCTTTCTCTGA